A single region of the Pygocentrus nattereri isolate fPygNat1 chromosome 27, fPygNat1.pri, whole genome shotgun sequence genome encodes:
- the ints3 gene encoding integrator complex subunit 3: MEPSAAKGSRTQGRLLAATSLDAKDELEERLERCVAITTSITNGLSEREANDALTAHVCKGPQQHEEVCLGLFTLLLTEPPQAQRCYRDLTLVNRDGMNVVLIKINQILMEKFLKLQDVCRTQLVWLVRELVKSGVIGADGVLMTLMKQIAGGDITSKNLWLAENVLDILVEQREWVLKSGMLVAMSVYTYLRLIVDHGTPSLLPLRQREVDFCVGLLRERFMECFIIGRDLVRLLQNVARIPEMELLWRDLLHNPQALSPQFTGLLQLLTSRTSRKFLACRLTPDMETKLLFMTSRVRFGQQKRYQDWFQRQYLSTAESQSLRCDLIRYICGVVHPSNEVLSSDILPRWAIIGWLLTTCTSNVAASNAKLALFYDWLFFNPEKDSIMNIEPAILVMHHSMKPHPAITATLLDFMCRIIPHFFPPLEVQVRQGVFNSLNFIMEKRVLAHLAPLFDNPKLDRELRSMLRERFPEFCSSPSPPTEVKMEESVPMEMDNHVLDKEDGCYDNTDATFSDDEEELNNKGKKREFRFHQIKETFIDEPADITPYVDQLDETLKEKVLQLQKSSDTETQCEVMQEIVDLILEEDFESEQMSALASCLSELFKSHFRGDVLPEEISEESLEESVCKPVCLIFRNLCQMQEDNSGFSVLLDMLAELYQKQPKIGYHLLYYLKASKAAAGKMSLYESFAQATALGDLHTCLMMDMKACQEDDVRLLCYLTPSIYSEFPDETLRSGELLNMIVAVIDSTQLQELMCHVMMGNLVMFRKDSVLNILIQSLDWETFEQYSTWQLFLAHSIPLETIIPILQHLKYKEHPEALSCLLLQLRRENPSEEMVKMVLSRPCHQEDQFTTSILRHWAAKHDDLLAEHIKALLIKNNNMPRKRQSLRSSSSKLAQLTLEQMLEHLDCLRLSLNNTKNNFFSQTPILQALQHVQASCDEAHKMRFSDLFSLAEEYEDSSKPPKSRRKAPASSPRSRKGAAAPPANNEDDSASSSASEEEDSKPKPPKRKRKGSSAVGSDSD, from the exons cgGTTGGAACGGTGCGTAGCGATCACGACGTCCATCACGAACGGGCTGTCGGAACGAGAAGCCAATGATGCCCTCACTGCCCAC GTGTGTAAGGGTCCTCAGCAGCATGAGGAAGTGTGCCTTGGCCTGTTCACTCTGCTGCTCACTGAGCCTCCACAAGCACAGCGG TGCTACAGGGACCTGACGCTAGTCAACCGAGACGGCATGAATGTGGTTCTGATCAAGATTAACCAGATACTCATGGAGAAGTTCCTCAAACTGCAGGACGTGTGCCGCACACAG TTGGTGTGGTTGGTGCGAGAGTTGGTGAAAAGTGGAGTCATAGGAGCAGATGGAGTCCTCATGACCCTCATGAAGCAGATTGCTG GAGGTGATATTACCAGCAAAAACCTGTGGCTGGCTGAAAATGTGTTGGACATCTTGGTGGAACAGAG GGAGTGGGTATTGAAAAGCGGTATGCTGGTGGCCATGTCTGTCTACACATACCTGCGGCTCATAGTGGATCATGGGACCCCAAGTTTGCTACCGCTCCGCCAGAGAGAGGTGGACTTCTGCGTGGGTCTCCTACGAGAAAGG TTCATGGAGTGTTTTATCATCGGGAGAGATCTGGTCAGGCTGTTACAGAACGTGGCTCGTATTCCTGAGATGGAACTACTATGGCGAGACCTGCTGCACAACCCTCAGGCCCTCAGCCCGCAATTTACAG GTTTGCTGCAGCTCCTCACCTCTCGCACATCCCGTAAATTCCTGGCCTGCCGCCTCACCCCAGATATGGAGACCAAACTACTGTTCATGACGTCAAGG GTTCGATTTGGGCAGCAGAAACGCTATCAGGACTGGTTCCAGAGGCAGTATCTTTCCACAGCTGAGAGTCAGTCACTGCGCTGTGATCTCATCCGCTACATCTGTGGGGTCGTCCATCCCTCCAATGAGGTTCTGAGCTCGGACATCCTGCCCCGCTGGGCCATCATCGGCTGGCTGCTCACCACTTGCACG TCTAATGTTGCTGCATCCAATGCCAAACTGGCCCTCTTCTATGACTGGCTGTTCTTCAACCCAGAGAAGGACAGCATCATGAATATCG AGCCAGCCATTCTGGTGATGCACCACTCCATGAAGCCCCATCCAGCCATTACTGCCACGCTGCTGGACTTCATGTGTCGA ATTATCCCTCACTTTTTTCCACCACTGGAGGTTCAAGTGCGCCAGGGCGTCTTCAACTCTCTTAACTTTATCATGGAGAAGAGAGTGCTGGC TCACTTGGCTCCGCTGTTCGACAACCCTAAACTGGACCGTGAGTTGCGCTCCATGCTGAGAGAACGCTTCCCGGAGTTCTGCAGCTCCCCATCCCCTCCAACAGAAG TGAAAATGGAAGAGTCCGTTCCCATGGAGATGGACAACCATGTGCTGGATAAAGAGGATGGTTGCTATGACAACACAGATGCTACCTTTagtgatgatgaggaggagttGAACAATAAGG GTAAAAAACGTGAGTTCAGGTTCCACCAGATCAAGGAGACTTTTATAGATGAACCAGCTGATATTACGCCGTATGTGGACCAACTAGATGAGACGCTGAAGGAGAAAGTGTTACAGTTGCAGAAGAGCAG tgacacagagacacagtgtGAGGTCATGCAGGAGATAGTGGACCTCATTTTGGAG GAGGACTTTGAGTCAGAGCAGATGTCTGCGCTGGCCTCCTGTCTGTCTGAGCTGTTCAAAAGCCACTTCAGAGGAGATGTTCTGCCTGAGGAAATCAGTGAAGA GTCCCTGGAGGAATCTGTATGTAAGCCAgtgtgtctgatcttcagaaaCCTGTGTCAGATGCAGGAGGATAACAGTGGCTTCTCCGTTCTGCTGGACATGCTCGCTGAGCTCTaccagaaacagcccaaaattggCTATCACCTCCTCTACTACCTCAAAGCCAG TAAAGCGGCAGCAGGAAAGATGAGTTTATATGAGTCGTTTGCCCAGGCCACAGCACTAGGTGACCTTCATACCTGCCTAATGATGGACATGAAGGCCTGCCAGGAGGATGACGTGAGGCTGCTCTGTTACCTTACACCCTCTATCTACTCAGAG TTCCCGGATGAGACCCTACGCAGTGGGGAGCTTCTTAATATGATTGTGGCGGTCATTGATTCCACACAg CTTCAGGAGCTGATGTGTCATGTAATGATGGGTAATCTGGTGATGTTCCGCAAAGACTCTGTGCTCAATATTCTCA ttcAGTCACTGGACTGGGAGACGTTTGAGCAGTATAGCACGTGGCAGCTGTTCCTGGCCCACAGTATCCCACTGGAAACCATTATCCCCATCCTACAGCACCTCAAATACAAAG aGCATCCTGAAGCTCTCTCCTGCTTACTACTGCAACTGCGCAGAGAGAA TCCCAGTGAGGAGATGGTGAAGATGGTTCTAAGTCGGCCGTGTCACCAGGAGGACCAGTTTACCACCAGCATCCTGCGGCACTGGGCGGCCAAACATGACGACCTGCTGGCAGAACACATAAAGGCCCTGCTAATCAAGAACAACAACATGCCCCGCAAACGGCAGAG CTTGCGGAGCTCCAGCAGCAAATTAGCTCAGCTGACCCTAGAGCAGATGTTGGAGCATTTGGATTGTCTGAGACTCAGCCTCAACAACACCAAGAATAACT tcTTTTCCCAGACACCCATTCTACAGGCCCTGCAGCATGTTCAAGCCAGCTGCGATGAAGCCCATAAGATGAg GTTCAGCGATCTCTTCTCTTTGGCTGAAGAATATGAGGACTCCTCAAAGCCTCCCAAATCTCGGCGCAAAGCTCCAGCCTCCTCGCCCCGATCAAGAAAAGGTGCTGCTGCCCCACCAGCCAATAACGAGGATGACAGCGCCTCATCTAGCGCCTCA gaGGAAGAGGACTCCAAACCCAAACCTCccaagaggaaaagaaaaggctCGTCTGCAGTGGGCTCCGACAGTGACTGA